In Excalfactoria chinensis isolate bCotChi1 chromosome 5, bCotChi1.hap2, whole genome shotgun sequence, a single genomic region encodes these proteins:
- the LOC140252948 gene encoding formin-1-like — protein sequence MTTLASIMEGTHTTLQLHKPIMELCYISFYLPEGKVRGFTYRGCVTLDRTSKRFCSCYKVQERLEMREQPYESCRDIIFKQTTTKDILTELYRLTAEKEKLLSSLLRSRHILGLNTGCQEEKEQAVSEVTKLKCDDYSSSAYHQEFILDSAKRDKLNSKKMKKYRRKESFDEFRHWKGRNKLYEQHPSLLRRRGMQMGNEKMCPARQFSTRSFPSSSCVKVKGKDYLSPDVGIQTASEIKEGYLLESNKALKLDVDLASSVSKDNSDNVAVELLDNAECIPEVINIQQRIMLVKPSWDNLSNNLENLSKSAVAKVFKDDKVHKEKPKEKPGFGIAAEVQDSEACDRKSAKTHAESLSDFHKEMVSPVLRTVHNEFISRTDRYSADETAGYSKSSVLQEEEQDDSVLKYKAERVHITDESCNLVGAVNKALLKVIQSDSLDEAAEWKRLKQITRVDRNLPGSIYEKRTTLSWGGNKHLFLNLPINEDPDFSQTSNKLEEKKLHSPSLVAVSNVFSNSYPLSNTHKQMSPIPSPLSSRLPSPQLHHRILPLPAQNSEGEPMFGDYCSGRHNAINLSFNDLEPPFYLKFSEPGELGFAIRQPCLYQNATAGHFEKHTLRERLTTQTQQNFCADLIKHEN from the coding sequence ATGACTACTTTGGCAAGCATAATGGAAGGCACACATACTACCCTTCAATTGCACAAACCCATAATGGAGCTTTGTTACATCAGCTTCTATCTTCCAGAGGGAAAAGTCAGAGGATTTACTTACAGGGGCTGTGTGACTCTGGACAGAACCAGTAAACGTTTTTGTAGTTGCTATAAAGTACAAGAGAGATTGGAGATGAGAGAACAGCCATATGAAAGCTGCAGAGATATTATTTTCAAGCAAACTACAACGAAAGACATTCTCACTGAGTTGTACAGACtaactgctgaaaaggaaaaactgttaTCCAGTCTTCTGAGATCACGTCATATTCTAGGCCTTAACACAGGATGtcaggaggaaaaggaacagGCTGTTTCTGAAGTCACAAAACTTAAATGTGATGATTATTCCAGTTCTGCATATCATCAGGAGTTCATTCTGGATTCTGCAAAGAGAGACAAATTaaatagcaagaaaatgaagaaatatagAAGAAAAGAGAGCTTTGATGAATTCAGGCActggaaagggagaaataaGCTATATGAACAACATCCTTCTTTACTGAGGCGACGAGGAATGCAAATGGGTAATGAGAAGATGTGCCCTGCAAGGCAATTTTCTACTAGGAGTTTTCCCAGTTCCAGTTGTGTAAAAGTAAAAGGTAAAGACTATTTATCACCAGATGTTGGTATACAAACAGCAAGTGAGATAAAAGAGGGGTATCTTCTTGAAAGCAACAAAGCTCTGAAACTGGATGTTGACTTAGCAAGTTCTGTATCAAAAGACAACAGTGATAATGTTGCAGTTGAACTATTGGATAATGCAGAATGCATTCCTGAAGTTATAAACATACAGCAGAGAATCATGTTGGTAAAACCATCTTGGGACAATCTATCTAACAACCTAGAGAATTTAAGCAAATCTGCAGTTGCTAAGGTCTTTAAAGATGACAAGGTACACAAGGAGAAACCAAAGGAGAAACCAGGATTTGGAATTGCTGCTGAAGTACAGGATTCAGAAGCTTGTGATAGAAAATCTGCAAAAACTCATGCAGAGTCATTATCTgattttcacaaagaaatgGTTTCTCCTGTTCTCAGAACAGTACATAATGAGTTTATATCAAGAACTGATAGATATTCAGCAGATGAAACTGCTGGATACTCTAAAAgcagtgtgctgcaggaagAGGAGCAAGACGACTCTGTTTTGAAGTACAAAGCAGAGAGAGTGCACATTACCGATGAGTCATGCAACCTTGTGGGAGCAGTCAATAAAGCTCTTCTGAAAGTTATACAGAGTGACAGTTTAGATGAAGCTGCAGAATGGAAGAGACTGAAACAAATTACAAGAGTAGACAGAAACCTGCCAGGCTCAATATATGAGAAAAGAACCACGTTATCCTGGGGAGGCaacaagcatttatttctgaacCTGCCTATAAATGAAGATCCTGATTTTTCACAGACAAGTAATaagctggaagagaaaaagctgcatTCACCCTCGTTAGTAGCAGTGAGTAATGTTTTTAGTAATTCCTATCCGCTATCTAATACACACAAACAAATGTCACCTATTCCTTCTCCATTATCTTCAAGACTGCCTAGCCCGCAGCTGCATCATCGGATTCTCCCATTACCTGCACAGAACTCGGAAGGCGAACCTATGTTTGGTGACTACTGCAGTGGGAGGCACAATGCTATAAACCTCTCTTTCAATGATTTGGAGCCACCATTTTATCTGAAATTTTCTGAACCTGGAGAACTGGGATTTGCCATCAGACAACCGTGCTTATATCAGAATGCAACTGCAGGGCACTTTGAAAAGCACACTCTACGAGAGAGACTAACTACTCAGACACAGCAGAATTTCTGTGCAG